Proteins from a genomic interval of Quercus robur chromosome 9, dhQueRobu3.1, whole genome shotgun sequence:
- the LOC126700734 gene encoding probable serine/threonine-protein kinase At1g01540 yields the protein MFFDIVKRKLSHHTSFFNLPLWALILVIIAIFFVALSGIIVCLYFICYLRRRKSYKAKFCMSNPIASKNHPYHSSSLSSLDRRLLSRNMYEIEMNNSNSRSGKGHPVLLSDPWSSQKRWTGSIKKCDVTDLEEVARYLPMAEDVWRGCRFSLKEIEMATNGLAKENVIGTGDNGIVYRGILLDNTRVAVKKLVSSSCEAEDFIAEVEAFGQVRHKNLVKLLGHCIEGTIRMLVYEYVDNGNLYQWLHENSEEVSPLPWNIRMKIIQGIAKGLAYLHEDLEPKVIHRFLKSSNILLDHQWNPKITDFGLAKLFGPEWGHIIMESLGYVAPECDSTDEFPEKTDVYSFGILVMEIISGWTPLDCHQREPHLIEWLKSMVVNQKIDNVVDPKLSEIPCSKELKRIVLVALRCVDPDIKDRPNMGDVIHMLEPCDMILNNRSGNRRETSHGNYLEERVVAISDDDPDRTDHGESGSESLPVNDVEKDTTDHEGL from the exons aTGTTCTTTGACATTGTTAAAAGAAAGCTTTCACACCATACCTCATTCTTTAACCTTCCATTATGGGCTTTGATACTTGTTATCATTGCAATATTCTTTGTTGCTCTCAGTGGTATCATTGTATGTCTATATTTCATTTGTTATCTTCGAAGAAGAAAGTCTTACAAAGCCAAATTTTGTATGTCAAATCCTATAGCTTCCAAGAATCATCCTTACCATAGTTCCAGCCTATCGTCCCTTGATAGGAGGCTACTCTCACGTAACATGTACGAGATTGAGATGAACAATAGTAACAGTAGGAGCGGTAAGGGACACCCAGTGTTGTTGTCTGATCCTTGGTCTAGTCAGAAACGTTGGACAGGGTCAATTAAAAAATGTGATGTCACTGATTTGGAAGAGGTTGCTAGGTACTTGCCAATGGCTGAGGATGTTTGGAGGGGTTGCAGGTTTAGTTTAAAGGAGATTGAGATGGCCACCAATGGATTGGCAAAAGAGAATGTGATTGGAACGGGGGATAATGGGATTGTTTATCGAGGTATTTTGTTGGATAATACGCGAGTCGCAGTGAAGAAACTAGTGAGTAGCAG TTGCGAAGCTGAGGACTTCATAGCAGAAGTGGAGGCCTTTGGGCAAGTTAGGCACAAGAATCTTGTCAAGTTGCTTGGACACTGTATTGAAGGAACTATCAG GATGCTTGTATATGAGTATGTAGATAATGGTAATCTGTACCAGTGGCTTCATGAAAATTCAGAAGAAGTCAGTCCTCTACCATGGAATATAAGGATGAAAATTATCCAAGGAATTGCAAAAGG ATTGGCCTACCTTCATGAGGACCTAGAACCAAAAGTCATTCATCGATTCCTAAAATCAAGCAATATACTCCTTGATCACCAATGGAATCCAAAAATAACTGATTTTGGCCTTGCTAAGCTTTTTGGTCCTGAATGGGGTCACATAATTATGGAATCATTAGG TTATGTAGCTCCAGAATGTGATTCAACTGACGAATTCCCAGAGAAGActgatgtttatagttttgggATACTTGTTATGGAGATCATCTCTGGGTGGACCCCTTTAGATTGCCATCAACGTGAA CCACATTTGATTGAGTGGTTAAAGTCCATGGTTGTGAATCAGAAAATTGATAATGTGGTGGATCCTAAATTGTCAGAAATACCTTGCTCAAAGGAACTCAAACGAATTGTTTTGGTAGCTCTTCGATGTGTGGATCCTGATATAAAAGATAGGCCTAATATGGGAGATGTGATTCACATGCTTGAGCCATGTGACATGATACTCAATAAT CGTTCCGGGAATAGGAGAGAAACTTCTCATGGTAATTACCTAGAAGAGAGGGTTGTTGCCATATCAGATGATGATCCTGACAGAACAGATCATGGTGAAAGCGGCAGTGAATCACTACCAGTAAATGATGTTGAAAAAGACACTACTGATCATGAAGGTCTCTGA